Proteins from a genomic interval of Luteibacter pinisoli:
- the atpG gene encoding F0F1 ATP synthase subunit gamma: MASGREIKTKIKSTQNMRKVTRALEMVSASKIRKAQDLMKASRPYARLMRKVIAHVAQASTDFTHPFLTERENVARVGFIVVSTDRGLAGGLNSNLFRRTLTTIREWQDKGAEIDVVAVGQKAVQFFRRIKGVNLIGSATHLGEKPKLEDLIGVIKVVLDAYGDNKLDRVFLVYNDFVNTIVQKPTIEALLPVTLVAKELENAEGAASEGVKVEQTHDWDYIYEPDARTVLEHLMTRYIESVVYQAALENLASEHAARMVAMKAASDNANKVIGELTLVYNKARQAAITQEISEIVGGAAAV, translated from the coding sequence ATGGCTAGCGGCCGCGAAATCAAAACCAAGATCAAGAGCACGCAGAACATGCGCAAGGTGACGCGCGCGCTCGAAATGGTCTCGGCATCGAAGATCCGCAAGGCGCAGGACCTGATGAAGGCCTCGCGTCCTTACGCACGCCTGATGCGCAAGGTCATCGCGCACGTCGCGCAGGCAAGCACCGACTTCACCCATCCGTTCCTCACCGAGCGCGAGAACGTCGCGCGCGTGGGCTTCATCGTGGTGTCGACGGACCGCGGCCTCGCCGGCGGCCTCAACTCCAACCTGTTCCGCCGCACGCTGACCACCATCCGCGAATGGCAGGACAAGGGCGCGGAGATCGATGTCGTCGCCGTGGGCCAGAAGGCCGTGCAGTTCTTCCGCCGCATCAAGGGCGTGAACCTGATCGGCTCGGCCACGCACCTGGGCGAGAAGCCGAAGCTCGAGGACCTGATCGGCGTGATCAAGGTCGTCCTCGATGCGTACGGCGACAACAAGCTCGATCGCGTCTTCCTGGTCTACAACGACTTCGTGAACACGATCGTGCAGAAGCCGACCATCGAAGCCCTGCTGCCGGTGACGCTGGTGGCCAAGGAGCTCGAGAACGCCGAAGGCGCGGCCTCCGAAGGCGTGAAGGTCGAGCAGACCCACGACTGGGATTACATCTACGAACCCGATGCACGCACCGTCCTCGAGCACCTGATGACGCGCTACATCGAATCGGTGGTGTACCAGGCGGCCCTGGAGAACCTGGCCAGCGAACACGCTGCGCGCATGGTGGCCATGAAGGCCGCGTCGGACAACGCCAACAAGGTCATCGGTGAGCTGACGCTGGTCTACAACAAGGCCCGCCAGGCAGCGATTACCCAGGAAATCTCGGAAATCGTCGGCGGCGCCGCCGCGGTTTAA
- the atpD gene encoding F0F1 ATP synthase subunit beta encodes MSQGKVVQIIGAVVDVEFPRDQVPQVYDALKVDGTEITLEVQQQLGDGIVRTIALGSTDGLRRNLIARNTGEGIKVPVGTATLGRIMDVLGNPIDEAGPIGEKEQWVIHREAPSYDEQAAANELLETGIKVIDLMCPFAKGGKVGLFGGAGVGKTVNMMELINNIAKAHSGLSVFAGVGERTREGNDFYHEMKDSNVLDKVAMVYGQMNEPPGNRLRVALTGLTMAEYFRDEKDESGKGKDVLLFVDNIYRYTLAGTEVSALLGRMPSAVGYQPTLAEEMGVLQERITSTKTGSITSIQAVYVPADDLTDPSPATTFAHLDATVTLSRDIASLGIYPAVDPLASSSRQLDASVIGQEHYDIARRVQGTLQRYKELKDIIAILGMDELSPEDKAAVSRARKIERFFSQPFHVAEVFTGSPGKYVPLKETIRGFKMILDGDLDYLPEQAFYMVGSIDEAIKKGEEMGAKKAA; translated from the coding sequence ATGAGCCAGGGTAAAGTTGTTCAGATCATCGGCGCGGTCGTCGACGTCGAATTCCCGCGCGACCAGGTACCGCAGGTCTATGACGCACTGAAGGTCGACGGCACCGAGATCACCCTCGAAGTGCAGCAGCAGCTCGGTGACGGCATCGTGCGCACGATTGCGCTCGGTTCCACCGATGGCCTGCGCCGCAACCTGATCGCCCGCAACACCGGTGAAGGCATCAAGGTGCCGGTCGGTACCGCCACGCTCGGCCGCATCATGGACGTGCTCGGCAACCCGATCGACGAAGCCGGCCCGATCGGCGAGAAGGAACAGTGGGTCATCCACCGCGAAGCCCCGTCGTACGACGAGCAGGCTGCCGCGAACGAACTGCTGGAAACCGGCATCAAGGTCATCGACCTGATGTGCCCGTTCGCCAAGGGCGGCAAGGTCGGCCTGTTCGGCGGCGCCGGCGTCGGCAAGACGGTGAACATGATGGAGCTCATCAACAACATCGCCAAGGCGCACTCGGGTCTGTCCGTGTTCGCCGGCGTGGGTGAGCGTACCCGTGAAGGCAACGACTTCTATCACGAGATGAAGGACTCCAACGTCCTTGATAAGGTCGCGATGGTGTACGGCCAGATGAACGAGCCGCCGGGCAACCGCCTGCGCGTCGCACTCACCGGCCTGACCATGGCTGAGTACTTCCGCGACGAGAAGGACGAGTCGGGCAAGGGCAAGGACGTGCTGCTCTTCGTCGACAACATCTACCGCTACACGCTGGCCGGTACCGAAGTGTCCGCGCTGCTCGGCCGCATGCCGTCGGCCGTGGGTTACCAGCCGACGCTGGCCGAGGAAATGGGCGTCCTGCAGGAGCGCATCACCTCGACCAAGACCGGTTCGATCACCTCGATCCAGGCCGTGTACGTGCCCGCGGATGACCTTACCGATCCGTCGCCGGCCACCACCTTCGCGCATCTTGATGCGACGGTGACCCTGAGCCGTGACATCGCCTCGCTGGGTATCTACCCGGCCGTGGATCCGCTGGCTTCCAGCAGCCGCCAGCTCGACGCCTCGGTGATCGGCCAGGAACACTACGACATCGCTCGTCGCGTCCAGGGCACCCTGCAGCGCTACAAGGAGCTGAAGGACATCATCGCGATCCTGGGCATGGACGAGCTCTCGCCGGAAGACAAGGCCGCCGTGTCGCGCGCCCGCAAGATCGAGCGCTTCTTCTCGCAGCCGTTCCACGTGGCCGAAGTGTTCACGGGTTCGCCGGGCAAGTACGTGCCGCTGAAGGAAACCATCCGCGGCTTCAAGATGATCCTCGACGGCGACCTCGACTACCTGCCGGAACAGGCCTTCTACATGGTCGGCAGCATCGACGAAGCCATCAAGAAGGGTGAGGAGATGGGTGCGAAGAAGGCCGCGTAA
- a CDS encoding F0F1 ATP synthase subunit epsilon, producing MTHTIRVDIVSAEAEIFSGEATLVVATGELGELGIAPRHAPLITRLKPGHVDVVGVNGDRQQFYVSGGILEVQPQVVTILADTAARAADLDEAAALKAKDEAEAALANRGEQLDVAEAQAKLAEALAQLQALERMRKTLKH from the coding sequence ATGACCCATACCATCCGCGTCGACATCGTCAGCGCCGAAGCCGAGATCTTCTCCGGTGAAGCCACGCTCGTGGTCGCCACCGGTGAGCTTGGCGAGCTGGGCATCGCGCCGCGCCACGCGCCGCTCATCACCCGCCTGAAGCCGGGCCACGTGGACGTGGTCGGCGTGAACGGCGACCGCCAGCAGTTCTACGTCTCCGGCGGCATCCTCGAGGTGCAGCCGCAGGTGGTCACGATCCTCGCCGACACGGCCGCCCGCGCGGCCGACCTGGACGAGGCCGCGGCCCTGAAGGCGAAGGACGAGGCGGAAGCGGCCCTGGCCAACCGCGGCGAGCAGCTCGACGTCGCCGAGGCCCAGGCCAAGCTGGCCGAGGCCCTGGCCCAGCTGCAGGCCCTGGAGCGGATGCGCAAGACGCTGAAGCACTAA
- a CDS encoding DUF748 domain-containing protein, with the protein MHVRYRRSLWILLAIAVVLLAARVALPTIILNQLNGRLAHMGSYSGHIDDIDVHLWRGAYSLDALRITKVDGKVPVPLFDARRTDISLSWRALTRGHLRGKVDFYEPTLNFVDGKGEGDTQTGKGVDWRAQLRLIVPTRIDELNVINGTVTFHNFVSSPKVDLKMTDVNGTATNLTNVQREGGARVAHLNVTAHILGDAPLEAKASFDPLEEAGDFSYELTVRNIKLVRANDLVRAYSGLDFAGGEGDFVMELQAKDRKLNGYAKPIFHDLKIFSWKQDVVQEKKNPLKLAYEAVAEGVTKVFKNQSKDQFATRVPISGTIDSRNMSVSEAIIGILHNAFVEAYKPNLEHLTPRPADDKD; encoded by the coding sequence ATGCATGTTCGATACCGCCGTAGCCTGTGGATCCTCCTCGCCATCGCCGTGGTGCTCCTGGCCGCACGCGTGGCCCTGCCGACGATCATCCTCAACCAGTTAAACGGCCGCCTCGCCCACATGGGCTCGTACTCAGGCCACATCGACGACATCGATGTCCACCTGTGGCGTGGGGCCTACTCGCTGGATGCCCTGCGCATCACGAAGGTGGACGGCAAGGTGCCCGTGCCGCTGTTCGACGCGCGGCGGACGGACATCTCACTGAGCTGGCGTGCCCTGACGCGTGGCCATCTGCGCGGCAAGGTCGATTTCTACGAACCGACGCTCAACTTCGTCGACGGCAAGGGCGAAGGTGACACGCAGACCGGCAAGGGCGTGGACTGGCGTGCCCAGCTGCGCCTGATCGTGCCGACCCGCATTGATGAGCTGAACGTCATCAACGGCACGGTGACGTTCCATAACTTCGTGTCGAGCCCCAAGGTCGACCTGAAGATGACCGACGTCAACGGCACGGCCACCAACCTGACCAATGTGCAGCGCGAAGGCGGTGCGCGCGTCGCCCACCTGAATGTCACCGCGCACATCCTCGGCGATGCGCCGCTGGAAGCTAAGGCGTCGTTCGATCCGCTGGAAGAAGCGGGCGACTTCAGCTACGAGCTGACCGTCCGCAACATCAAGCTGGTCCGCGCCAACGACCTGGTCCGTGCGTACTCGGGCCTCGATTTCGCCGGCGGGGAAGGTGACTTCGTGATGGAGCTGCAGGCGAAGGACCGAAAGCTGAACGGGTACGCCAAGCCGATCTTCCACGACCTGAAAATCTTCAGCTGGAAGCAGGACGTGGTGCAGGAAAAGAAGAACCCGCTGAAGCTGGCGTACGAGGCCGTGGCCGAGGGCGTCACCAAGGTGTTCAAGAACCAGTCGAAGGACCAGTTCGCCACGCGCGTACCGATTTCCGGCACGATCGATAGCCGGAACATGTCGGTCAGCGAGGCCATCATCGGCATCCTGCATAACGCGTTCGTCGAGGCTTACAAGCCGAACCTGGAGCACCTGACACCGCGTCCGGCCGACGACAAGGACTGA
- the glmU gene encoding bifunctional UDP-N-acetylglucosamine diphosphorylase/glucosamine-1-phosphate N-acetyltransferase GlmU, protein MSPPLHVLILAAGEGKRMKSTSAKVLMPLAGQPLLAHVIAAARALKPAGVHVVYGHNGEQVREAFSADTALGWIEQRERLGTGHAVRTALEALQAKGLLEGRVLVLYGDVPLIRSSVLATLVAADAGLGMLATRLANPAGYGRVVLDAEGRVRHIVEEKDASAAQRAIDLVNTGIVAGDAQRLLAWTQQLGNSNAQGEYYLTDVFEMAAVEGTPAACVDCDPVDASGANDPWQLAGLEAMYRERMARQLAVAGVRIADPARLDVRGTVTAGHDVEIDVNVILEGEVSLGDNVRIGPFTRVRNATLAAGTVVLAHCDIDGIVTHGPCTIGPFARLRPGTELAEGVHIGNFVETKNAKIAAGSKANHLSYLGDAVIGSKVNIGAGTITCNYDGVNKSRTTIEDGVFVGSNSSLVAPVTLGAGATIGAGSVITRDAPAHELSLARARQATIHGWHRPTKKS, encoded by the coding sequence ATGTCCCCTCCGTTGCACGTCCTGATCCTCGCCGCAGGCGAGGGCAAACGCATGAAATCCACGTCCGCGAAGGTGCTGATGCCCCTCGCCGGCCAGCCGCTGCTGGCCCACGTGATCGCCGCCGCGCGCGCGCTCAAACCGGCCGGCGTCCATGTCGTCTATGGCCACAACGGTGAGCAGGTGCGTGAGGCCTTCTCGGCCGATACAGCGCTGGGCTGGATCGAGCAGCGCGAGCGCCTCGGTACCGGCCACGCTGTACGGACGGCGCTGGAAGCGCTGCAGGCGAAGGGTCTGCTGGAAGGCCGCGTGCTGGTGCTCTACGGCGACGTGCCCCTCATCCGCAGCAGCGTGCTGGCCACGCTGGTCGCCGCCGACGCCGGCCTGGGCATGCTCGCCACCCGCCTGGCAAACCCCGCCGGTTACGGCCGCGTGGTGCTGGATGCCGAGGGCAGGGTGCGCCACATCGTGGAGGAGAAGGACGCGAGCGCGGCGCAGCGCGCGATCGACCTGGTCAACACCGGCATCGTCGCGGGCGACGCGCAGCGCCTGCTCGCGTGGACCCAGCAGCTGGGCAACAGCAATGCGCAGGGCGAGTACTACCTCACCGACGTGTTCGAGATGGCCGCCGTCGAAGGCACGCCCGCTGCCTGTGTCGATTGCGACCCGGTGGATGCGTCGGGCGCGAACGATCCGTGGCAGCTTGCCGGCCTGGAAGCGATGTATCGCGAGCGCATGGCGCGCCAGCTCGCCGTGGCTGGCGTGCGCATCGCCGATCCGGCCCGCCTTGATGTACGGGGCACCGTCACGGCGGGCCACGATGTCGAGATCGACGTGAACGTGATTCTCGAAGGCGAGGTGTCGCTGGGCGATAACGTCCGCATCGGCCCGTTCACCCGCGTGCGCAACGCGACGCTCGCCGCGGGCACCGTGGTGCTCGCGCATTGCGATATCGACGGCATCGTGACCCACGGCCCGTGCACCATCGGCCCCTTCGCGCGGCTGCGCCCAGGCACCGAGCTGGCCGAGGGTGTGCACATCGGCAACTTCGTCGAAACCAAGAACGCCAAAATCGCCGCTGGCTCGAAGGCCAACCATCTCTCGTACCTGGGCGATGCGGTCATCGGCAGCAAGGTGAACATCGGCGCCGGCACCATTACCTGCAACTACGACGGCGTCAACAAGAGTCGAACCACCATCGAGGACGGCGTCTTCGTGGGCTCGAACAGTTCACTTGTCGCCCCGGTCACCCTGGGCGCCGGCGCGACGATCGGTGCCGGTTCGGTGATTACCCGCGATGCGCCGGCCCACGAGCTGAGCCTCGCGCGTGCGCGCCAGGCGACGATCCACGGCTGGCATCGGCCGACGAAGAAGAGCTAG
- a CDS encoding pteridine-dependent deoxygenase, with protein MRPASDMREHAPLVARPSPTVTYREPPTGPLPPGTLAAFAFGRGAGMAHGDDARWLNVALEPLGEGLVETWTVDGDVTHGREGDLRWSRGGGWLYAAVECHETDHGGPAGAAEYAYRLLSAFVAAAPERHVQRIWNYLGAINAGAGDDERYKQFCNGRIAGMGEVFAQGFPAASAIGHHADQGLLQVYLLATTREGTRVENPRQVSAWRYPRQYGRTPPSFARATLLPANDVLAISGTAAVVGHASAHAGDLGAQLAETRRNLDALLAEGGLPDGFDARAPLKAYVRHPGDAGVVRDFARACWPEAPLLVVHGDICREELLVEIDGWRYR; from the coding sequence ATGCGCCCAGCCAGTGACATGCGCGAGCACGCCCCGCTCGTCGCCCGCCCGTCGCCCACGGTGACTTACCGCGAACCGCCCACCGGGCCCCTGCCGCCGGGGACGCTGGCCGCGTTCGCCTTCGGCCGCGGTGCCGGCATGGCCCATGGCGACGACGCGCGCTGGCTGAACGTGGCCTTGGAGCCGCTGGGCGAGGGTCTGGTGGAAACGTGGACGGTGGACGGCGACGTCACGCACGGCCGCGAGGGTGACCTGCGCTGGTCGCGCGGTGGCGGCTGGCTCTATGCCGCCGTGGAGTGCCATGAGACGGATCACGGCGGCCCCGCAGGCGCCGCCGAATACGCCTATCGGTTGCTCTCCGCCTTTGTCGCGGCCGCCCCCGAGCGCCACGTGCAGCGCATCTGGAACTACCTCGGTGCGATCAACGCGGGCGCGGGCGACGACGAGCGCTACAAGCAATTCTGCAATGGCCGCATCGCGGGCATGGGCGAGGTCTTCGCCCAGGGCTTCCCCGCCGCCTCGGCGATCGGCCACCACGCCGACCAGGGCCTGCTGCAGGTGTACCTCCTGGCCACCACCCGCGAAGGCACCCGCGTGGAGAATCCGCGACAGGTGAGCGCCTGGCGTTATCCGCGCCAGTACGGTCGCACGCCGCCCAGCTTCGCGCGGGCCACCCTGCTGCCGGCCAACGACGTGCTGGCCATTTCCGGCACGGCGGCCGTGGTGGGCCACGCCTCGGCCCACGCGGGCGACCTCGGCGCGCAGCTGGCGGAGACGCGACGCAACCTCGATGCCCTGCTGGCCGAAGGTGGCCTGCCGGACGGCTTCGATGCACGTGCGCCCCTGAAAGCCTACGTCCGGCATCCCGGCGACGCCGGCGTGGTCCGCGACTTTGCCCGGGCCTGCTGGCCCGAGGCACCGCTGCTGGTGGTCCACGGCGATATCTGCCGCGAAGAGCTGCTCGTCGAAATCGACGGCTGGCGTTACCGCTAG
- a CDS encoding phosphopantetheine-binding protein — translation MATQTEAQNELAELIVTSLNLESVKAADIDPEAPLFGGDLGLDSIDALEIALAVSKRYGFQLKSDNPDNRTIFTSLRTLSEHIEQHRAAA, via the coding sequence ATGGCAACGCAGACTGAAGCACAAAACGAATTGGCCGAACTGATCGTCACCAGCCTGAACCTGGAGTCGGTCAAGGCGGCGGACATCGACCCGGAAGCGCCGCTGTTCGGTGGCGACCTGGGCCTGGATTCCATTGACGCGCTGGAGATCGCCCTGGCGGTGTCGAAGCGCTATGGCTTCCAGCTGAAGTCGGATAACCCCGACAACCGCACCATCTTCACCAGCCTGCGCACCCTGTCCGAGCACATCGAACAGCATCGCGCGGCGGCCTGA
- a CDS encoding hydroxymyristoyl-ACP dehydratase: protein MTDAASTHAHAFRFAADHPSFAGHFPGRPIVAGVLILEQAAEALAAWRGASVRQVVDAKFVAPLLPEQDAVLELTDAGERRYRLQVRRGDEVLLRGTLEGSA, encoded by the coding sequence ATGACCGACGCTGCCAGCACCCACGCCCACGCCTTCCGCTTCGCCGCGGATCACCCGAGCTTTGCCGGCCATTTTCCCGGCCGGCCGATCGTGGCCGGCGTGCTGATCCTCGAGCAGGCAGCCGAAGCGCTGGCTGCGTGGCGTGGCGCGTCCGTGCGCCAGGTGGTGGATGCCAAGTTCGTCGCACCGTTGCTGCCCGAACAGGACGCCGTGCTGGAACTGACCGACGCCGGCGAGCGCCGCTACCGGCTGCAGGTGCGCCGGGGCGACGAGGTGCTGCTCCGCGGCACGCTGGAGGGCAGCGCATGA
- a CDS encoding acyltransferase: MSHWQQREGGGFLAIWLLRTVSLGLGRGVARVLLWPIALYFFLRRPAERLASRLYLARVLDRPVTNADVFHHIHMFATTLFDRMFFLARGERDFKVEVDGLQALDDCLDTGSGVLLIGSHQGSFEALRALGQRRPDVTLRVVLDKQKTPALTALLEALAPEVGAAVIDASLGGTSVALAMSEGTANGGMVALLADRGHRLEASRTVPFLGTPASFPVGPWLLASALKVPVVLCFGIYEGGNRYRLIFEAFSDGISIPRANRAEALDHVVGSYAARIEHYCRRYPFNWFNFYDFWQEADGADEASASAPPPVQHADA, translated from the coding sequence ATGAGCCACTGGCAACAACGCGAGGGCGGTGGCTTCCTGGCCATCTGGCTCCTGCGCACCGTCAGCCTGGGCCTGGGTCGCGGGGTGGCGCGCGTGCTGCTGTGGCCCATCGCGCTGTATTTCTTCCTGCGCCGGCCCGCCGAGCGCCTGGCATCGCGCCTTTACCTCGCGCGGGTGCTCGATCGCCCGGTGACGAACGCGGACGTGTTCCACCACATCCACATGTTCGCCACGACGCTGTTCGACCGCATGTTTTTCCTGGCTCGCGGCGAGCGCGATTTCAAGGTGGAAGTAGACGGCCTGCAAGCCCTGGACGACTGCCTCGATACCGGAAGCGGCGTGCTGCTGATCGGCTCCCACCAGGGCAGCTTCGAGGCCTTGCGCGCGCTGGGCCAGCGCCGTCCGGACGTCACCTTGCGCGTCGTGCTGGACAAGCAGAAGACGCCGGCACTGACCGCGTTGCTCGAGGCGCTCGCGCCCGAGGTCGGCGCGGCCGTCATCGATGCCTCGCTGGGCGGCACCTCCGTGGCGCTGGCCATGAGCGAAGGCACGGCGAACGGCGGCATGGTGGCCCTGCTCGCCGACCGCGGCCATCGCCTTGAGGCCTCGCGCACCGTGCCCTTCCTCGGCACGCCGGCTTCGTTCCCGGTCGGGCCGTGGCTGCTCGCCTCGGCGCTGAAGGTGCCGGTGGTGCTGTGCTTCGGCATCTACGAGGGCGGCAATCGCTATCGCCTGATCTTCGAAGCCTTCTCCGATGGCATCTCGATCCCGCGCGCCAACCGCGCCGAGGCGCTCGACCACGTCGTGGGCAGTTACGCCGCGCGCATCGAGCACTATTGCCGCCGTTACCCGTTCAACTGGTTCAACTTCTACGACTTCTGGCAGGAAGCCGACGGCGCCGACGAGGCCTCGGCGTCCGCGCCGCCGCCGGTGCAACACGCCGATGCCTGA
- a CDS encoding phosphotransferase has product MPDGVAQPVLVKADFVDLVPHAGDMCLLDGVMAFDNDSIHAISTTHTLPTHPLRGHSGLHAIHLAEYGAQATAVHGALRAKATGATEPRPGMLVSLRGVKLAVDRVDTLDGRLDVYADCLLVDVGGAQYTFRIEHDGREIASGRVAVIHPA; this is encoded by the coding sequence ATGCCTGATGGCGTCGCGCAACCCGTGCTCGTGAAGGCCGACTTCGTCGACCTCGTGCCGCACGCGGGCGATATGTGCCTGCTGGACGGCGTGATGGCGTTCGACAACGACAGTATCCACGCGATCAGCACCACGCACACGCTGCCGACGCATCCGTTGCGCGGACACAGCGGCCTTCACGCGATTCACCTTGCCGAGTACGGTGCACAGGCCACGGCCGTGCACGGGGCCCTGCGCGCGAAAGCCACCGGCGCCACCGAACCCCGCCCGGGCATGCTGGTCAGCCTGCGTGGCGTCAAGCTGGCCGTCGATCGGGTGGACACGCTCGATGGCCGCCTGGACGTTTACGCCGACTGCCTGCTGGTCGACGTGGGTGGTGCGCAATACACCTTCCGCATCGAGCACGACGGCCGCGAGATCGCCAGCGGCCGCGTCGCGGTCATCCACCCCGCCTGA
- a CDS encoding NAD(P)/FAD-dependent oxidoreductase produces the protein MNHTPHDAVILGGGLAGLSLAMQLKREYPDMDIVVLERHTRPLPEAAFKVGESTVEIAAHYFADTLGLLDHLESAHIRKFGFRFFFSEGRDDLADVTELGVSAVLPTPSYQIDRGILENYMREEALRRGIDVREGVVVRHLDIGSGDEPHTVRASAHGGESELRARWLLDASGRAGLMRRKLDLTRDNGHHANAVWFRIDERLAIDGWCDDGEWKERCEPPERWRSTNHLVGPGYWAWLIPLSSGAHSVGIVADAAMHPLDTMNTFDKALTWLWEHQPVVARQVEARKDKLLDFAFFRHFSYGCSRMYSSDRWALTGEAGAFLDPFYSPGSDFIAISNTYITQLVGIDRRGEALGPHARLFERLFFSFYDSTLRMYRGQYNLFGDPEVLPIKVIWDYAYYWGVLCQIVFQNRLGDAAFISRMGPELSASTELNIQMQAFFQRWHAVSEKRNRKLMLDQRDLTWFADMNRTLHDVLDDDALAARLDNNVNMMRLLAAGIIERAAIDHPALMEGNDHLVDIEGARTKLFDLVA, from the coding sequence ATGAACCACACGCCGCACGACGCCGTCATTCTCGGGGGAGGCCTCGCCGGGCTTTCGCTGGCGATGCAACTCAAACGCGAATACCCGGACATGGATATCGTGGTGCTTGAACGGCACACGCGCCCGCTGCCGGAGGCGGCGTTCAAGGTGGGCGAATCCACGGTGGAAATCGCCGCGCACTACTTCGCCGATACGCTGGGCCTGCTCGACCACCTCGAGTCGGCGCATATCCGCAAGTTCGGCTTCCGCTTCTTCTTCTCCGAAGGCCGCGACGACCTGGCCGACGTGACCGAGCTCGGCGTCAGCGCCGTGCTGCCGACACCCAGTTACCAGATCGACCGCGGCATCCTCGAGAACTACATGCGCGAAGAGGCGCTGCGCCGCGGCATTGACGTGCGCGAAGGCGTCGTCGTGCGGCACCTCGACATCGGCAGTGGCGACGAGCCGCACACCGTGCGCGCCAGCGCCCACGGTGGCGAGAGCGAACTACGGGCACGCTGGCTGCTCGACGCCAGCGGCCGCGCCGGACTCATGCGCCGCAAGCTCGACCTCACCCGTGATAACGGCCACCACGCCAACGCCGTGTGGTTCCGCATCGATGAGCGCCTGGCGATCGATGGCTGGTGCGACGATGGCGAATGGAAGGAGCGCTGCGAGCCACCCGAGCGCTGGCGCAGCACGAACCACCTGGTCGGCCCCGGCTACTGGGCGTGGCTGATTCCGCTGTCGTCGGGCGCGCATTCGGTCGGCATCGTGGCGGATGCCGCGATGCACCCGCTGGACACGATGAACACCTTCGACAAGGCGCTGACGTGGCTGTGGGAACACCAGCCGGTGGTCGCGCGCCAGGTGGAAGCGCGCAAGGACAAGCTGCTCGACTTCGCCTTCTTCCGCCACTTCTCGTACGGCTGTTCGCGGATGTATTCGTCGGACCGCTGGGCACTGACCGGTGAGGCGGGCGCCTTCCTCGATCCGTTCTATTCGCCCGGCAGCGACTTCATCGCGATCAGCAATACGTACATCACCCAGCTGGTCGGCATCGACCGCCGCGGCGAGGCACTCGGCCCGCACGCGCGCCTGTTCGAGCGGCTGTTCTTCTCGTTCTACGACAGCACGCTGCGCATGTATCGCGGCCAGTACAACCTGTTCGGCGACCCGGAAGTGCTGCCGATCAAGGTGATCTGGGATTACGCGTATTACTGGGGCGTGCTGTGCCAGATCGTGTTCCAGAACCGCCTTGGCGATGCGGCCTTCATCAGCCGCATGGGGCCTGAGCTGTCAGCGAGCACCGAGCTCAACATCCAGATGCAGGCGTTCTTCCAGCGCTGGCATGCCGTGTCGGAGAAGCGCAATCGCAAGCTGATGCTCGACCAACGCGACCTCACCTGGTTTGCCGACATGAACCGCACGCTGCATGACGTGCTCGATGACGACGCCCTGGCGGCACGCCTCGACAACAACGTCAACATGATGCGCCTGCTCGCGGCAGGCATTATCGAACGCGCGGCGATCGACCACCCTGCGCTGATGGAAGGGAACGATCACCTGGTGGATATCGAAGGGGCGCGGACGAAGCTGTTCGACCTGGTGGCCTGA
- a CDS encoding glycosyltransferase family 2 protein: MNAAGGRYCVLIPCLNEAQAIARVVGEALALGMPVIVVDDGSDDPTPDIVGAMPVTLLRHATRRGKGEALRTGFREAMRLGYDGVFTMDGDGQHLAGDIPAMLEASRQHPGAIVIGARLLEREQQPPGRRRANAVADWGISWACGRPIADTQSGQRFYPRAALDLVDVPAENFVFEAAVLITACRERGVGVVSVPIASRYQGEFRISHFSPVRDVTRITTYTIGRLLHYGHIVSSYRRSRATPTIIADATNATTTH, translated from the coding sequence ATGAACGCCGCCGGCGGCCGCTACTGCGTGCTGATTCCCTGCCTCAACGAGGCACAGGCGATCGCGCGCGTGGTCGGCGAGGCGCTGGCGCTGGGCATGCCCGTCATCGTCGTCGACGACGGCTCGGATGACCCCACACCCGACATCGTCGGGGCCATGCCGGTGACCCTGCTCCGCCACGCCACCCGGCGCGGCAAGGGCGAGGCGCTGCGCACCGGCTTCCGCGAGGCCATGCGCCTGGGCTACGACGGGGTGTTCACCATGGACGGCGACGGCCAGCACCTGGCCGGCGACATACCGGCCATGCTTGAAGCCAGCCGGCAACATCCGGGGGCCATCGTCATCGGCGCGCGCCTGCTCGAACGCGAGCAGCAGCCGCCCGGGCGCCGGCGTGCGAACGCCGTGGCCGACTGGGGTATCTCCTGGGCCTGCGGCCGTCCCATCGCCGATACGCAGAGCGGCCAGCGCTTCTACCCGCGCGCCGCGCTTGACCTGGTGGACGTACCGGCGGAGAACTTCGTCTTCGAGGCCGCCGTGCTGATCACGGCGTGCCGGGAACGCGGCGTGGGCGTCGTCTCGGTGCCTATCGCCTCGCGTTACCAGGGCGAATTCCGCATCAGCCACTTCAGCCCGGTGCGCGACGTGACACGCATCACCACCTATACCATCGGCCGTCTGCTTCACTACGGCCATATCGTTTCCAGCTACCGCCGTTCGCGCGCCACGCCCACGATCATCGCCGACGCAACGAACGCCACCACGACCCATTAA